ATTTGTTTGTCGTTGGCGCTGTGCTTTTCGAATTCTTGCAAAGCCAGCTCTTTTAATTGAGAAAGCAAAGGTTGCCAGGGCTCGCCAACAGGCGCGGGCTCTGAGATTAGTAGCGCTTTTTGAAATAAGCTCGCTTCCTGGGCGATGATGCGGTTTAAGTCGATCAGCACGCGGCGCGTCTGGTAGTAGAGCCTTTCTCCGCTGATATGGCCGCCCAGGGTCAGGCGAAAGGCTTTACGCGCCATCTGGTAACCGGCGGCGGTGCGGGCAAAGGTGGTTAAAGGCACCAGGCCGATTCCCTGATTGGCCAGAATGGTGGAAAGCGAATCCAGTGAAATGCCTGCCGGAAGCGCCTCAATGATCATTAGAGGATACATGCTGCCCTGCGGCGCCTGAATTCGTATTTTGAAAGGATTGCGTTCGCCTGGCAGCTCATCCATGGCCCGTTGCAGGGTGGCCATTCGTTCGGCAAACAGTTGATTTCTGAAATGCCAGTAACTTTCGACCCTTTCTCTGCCGTTTCGGTAAAACAGGTAGGCAATAAGCAGCGGCAGGCGGTGCGGTTTAATCTCTTTTAAATGAATTTCAAATTGGCTGCGTAAGGAGGAATCCGGTATTTCAAGCACCGTTAAGCGCGCGCCGGCAAAGCTGTCGGTTTTGGAGAGCGAATGACAGGTGATGAGCCGTTTTACTGCATCGGCGTGCAGCAGGCCTTTTTTAATAAGTTTATTGATGGTCTGACGGGCGGTGGGCGTGCGGCGGGGCTCCGGCCAGGGACCGACATTCTGGTACGAAAGGTCGTCAATCAAATAAAGCCCTTTGCTTATGGCCCAGCGAAAAATTTCTTCTAACGCCTTTTGCGGAATTAAGGCTCCGGTGGCATTGTGCGGGTTGTTAATGATCAGCGCCCCGCTGGTTAAAAGGTCCGCGTCTTTTTCAATCAATTTTTGAATTTCTTTGATGACTTCGGCGGATGAGAAGTTTTCCATGGGGTTGATGGGCAAAACGCGCACCTGGGGAAAACAGTGTTCGTACGTCCAGCCCAGGTCAAAGGTAATGACTTTTTTCACCGGCCCGTGGAAGCCTAAAATGCCCAGCGCCGTGCGCGCCGAGCCGCTGACTGCCAGGCAGGCGTTTCGGTCGTATTGCGGGTGAACGGCCACAAAAGCGTCTAAAAAACGCTCTTCCAGCGCCTGCGCCCATTGCGGATGGTCAAGCCGATCAAAAAAGTTTTCAATCAGCTCCCAGACCGTTTCTCCGGCCCAGACATCGTCCGGCAGAGATTGCAAAGGGGAAAAACTTAGGCGGCGGTGGATGACGCGCTGGGCTGAATGTTCCGCCCTTTGGGCTGTTTGCAGCAAACGGGTTGTAAGATCGGCCGGATGGCGCGACGCATTTTCAAGGCGACGTTCCAGGCGGTGGATCAGGCTGCCGGCGGTTCTTAATGATGGCAAATCCGGCTTCTGGCTGGCATCAACCTGTTCTCTTGCTGAGGGCGCGGATGGGACATTCTGTTGTAAAAGGTAGTAAAGAAGCTCGGCTTCCGGAGCGGACGGCGTTCCCTTTAACTGAAAATGAATGGTTTCCAGATGTTGAATGTAATCGCTGCGTCCGGCGACAATGATGATGGAAAGGTCCTTAAGCTGCGGACGGAAAACAGCGGGCGTTAAAAAGCGCAGTACGCGTTGTTCCAGCAGGGCCTCGCGCGCTAAAGAAAGATGGTTTGGCGCGTCGTTAACTTCTACAATGAAAAGCGGGAACTGGAGCGCAAGCTGGCGCGCCTGCCGCCGGAAATGTTCTGACGGAATTGAACCGAGGATCAAAAACTGCGGACGTTCTGGTTGTTGATTAAAAAAATGGGAAATCAATTCCAGCGCAGACATTTCGTCTTGCGGTAAAACCTGAAAACGGAGCGCAGAAAAATCGCCGGCGCAGGCAGGTTCTGGCCGGTTAAACAGTAAAATGGTTGCCGGAAGCCTTTCCAGGAATTGATTTAAAGTAAAAAACAGAATGCGTAAATTTTCGTTCAGGCCGCCGCTGCCCAGCATCAATTCTTTTTGGCCGTTTTGCCGACCTGTGTCATAAAGGAGCGTTTCTAACTGCCCGTTTTCAAACCAGTCTTGAATAAAACGGATCAGCGGCGTTGGGTTGCGCCAGGAATACCCGCCGCGCGCCATGTAAGGGACACAGGAGGGCAGGCTGTTGAAGACAAACAAAATCTTTTCGATTAAATCATCGTCAAGCTGTAATTCTTGTAAATAATTTTTAAAGGATTGCGCATCGTTCAGAGCCCCGGCCTCATCCGTTTGAAAAACCAGTTGCCCAAAAGCGCGCGTCAACTCTTCATCCTGAATAGGATGGCCGATGTGGAAATTAACGCGTTCTTCGGCTTTGACCGGCGCAGCAGAGGTCGCTTCGCTGATTTCGGAAACTTTGGCCGCCTTTAAAGACTTTAGTTTAAAATAATCTTGAATCATTGTTTTGCGTTCAGTTTTTTTATGTTTGTTCAAATTTCAGGAACAGCTCAGAACTGTTAATTAACGTCAACACTCCGTCTGTGTTTTTTTAAGGGCATGATTGCCGTTGTTCACGTCATGCCTGGCAATTCGGCATGTTTCGCGCTGCTTAACGCAGGGGGCATTTTTCTGTCCGGCGAACTCAGGTTGTCTTTTTCTGCAAAACCTTTTGCAACGTTTGTTCGATTATTTCCAGCACGTTTATCCCTTTTTGTAAATCGCCGCCGGTTAAGGAGACCACCGTTTTGGCGTTTTTTAGTTGTTGACTGGCCTCGGCCAGGCGTGCGATTTGCGGCGAAAGCAGGATTAATTCCGGGTGTTGTTCAAAAATTTTCAGTTCTTCCTTTTCCAGCTCCATTTGCAGGCGTCGCCGTTCCAGCTCCTGTTCTACCTGATAGCGGGATAATTCAGCTTCCCGTTGCTGTTCTGTTTTTTGCAGTTCAAGTTGTTTGAGGCGTAATTCGTGTTCCATCCGGCGGATTTTTTCATCGGTTTCAAAGCGAAAACGACTGGCTTCGAGTCGGGCTTTCTGGTTGACCTTTTCGGTCTTTTCACGAATGCGGGCTGCTTCCTGCTGTTGCATGGCCTCGGCAATTTCACTGTCCAGGGGTTCAATGAGTTGAACGTTGACGCCCAATAATTTCAGACCTAAT
This sequence is a window from Caldithrix abyssi DSM 13497. Protein-coding genes within it:
- a CDS encoding SPFH domain-containing protein, giving the protein MTAVFLSIFILLIIVFAFLFEFRQRRPDQIVLADVQGKIIKRKARFYPRHFSLAVPATLHSMDMEFESEARGKLPVKIKLTISTAADDAHLTELVRAGGWNSALVQKASKELGLFVQALTGGFCQALEIEELSSKDLQDFLQTNLIKEAQKLGLKLLGVNVQLIEPLDSEIAEAMQQQEAARIREKTEKVNQKARLEASRFRFETDEKIRRMEHELRLKQLELQKTEQQREAELSRYQVEQELERRRLQMELEKEELKIFEQHPELILLSPQIARLAEASQQLKNAKTVVSLTGGDLQKGINVLEIIEQTLQKVLQKKTT